The following proteins are co-located in the Longimicrobium sp. genome:
- the rdgB gene encoding RdgB/HAM1 family non-canonical purine NTP pyrophosphatase, translating to MMRLLVATRNPGKVREIREILAGYPEIEIAGLEDLGIEETPDEDALEVFETFEENALAKARWFAAKTGELTLADDSGICVDALGGAPGVRSRRFAGEEESRGLRQDEANNRHLLRMLDGLPPGRRTARYVCAAALADAQGRESVYVGTCDGVVLDAPRGSGGFGYDPLFWLPAEGMTFGELPPARKNAVSHRGKAVRAAIDALRSGWRGE from the coding sequence CTGATGCGGCTGCTGGTCGCCACGCGCAACCCCGGCAAGGTGCGCGAGATCCGCGAGATCCTGGCCGGTTACCCGGAGATCGAGATCGCCGGCCTCGAAGATCTGGGCATCGAGGAAACGCCGGACGAGGACGCGCTGGAGGTGTTCGAGACCTTCGAGGAGAACGCGCTGGCGAAGGCCCGCTGGTTCGCCGCGAAGACGGGCGAGCTTACGCTGGCGGACGATTCCGGCATCTGCGTCGACGCGCTCGGCGGCGCGCCGGGCGTGCGCTCGCGCCGCTTCGCCGGCGAAGAGGAGTCGCGCGGGCTGCGGCAGGACGAGGCCAACAACCGCCATCTCCTCCGCATGCTGGACGGCCTCCCGCCCGGGCGCCGCACCGCGCGCTACGTCTGCGCCGCCGCGCTCGCGGACGCGCAGGGCCGCGAAAGCGTGTACGTCGGCACCTGCGACGGCGTGGTGCTGGACGCGCCGCGCGGCAGCGGCGGATTCGGCTACGATCCGCTCTTCTGGCTCCCCGCCGAAGGGATGACCTTCGGCGAGCTGCCGCCCGCGCGGAAGAACGCCGTCAGCCACCGCGGCAAGGCAGTCCGCGCCGCCATCGACGCGCTGCGGTCAGGGTGGCGCGGGGAATAG